One window from the genome of Trabulsiella odontotermitis encodes:
- the ptrR gene encoding putrescine utilization regulator PtrR → MDLTQLEMFNAVAHTGSITLAAQKVHRVPSNLTTRIRQLEADLGVELFIRENQRLRLSPAGHSFLRYSQQILALVDEARMVVAGDEPQGLFALGSLESTAAVRIPETLARYNQRYPKIQFDLATGPSGTMIDGVTEGTLSAAFVDGPVMHPGLEGIPVYREEMMIVTPHGHAPVKRASEVNGASIYAFRANCSYRRHFESWFHADRATPGRIHEMESYHGMLACVIAGAGLALIPRSMLESMPGHHQVDAWPLAEKWRWLTTWLVWRRGAMTRQLEAFIELLNEDRSQPL, encoded by the coding sequence ATGGATCTGACTCAGCTTGAGATGTTCAACGCCGTCGCCCACACGGGCAGCATTACCCTCGCTGCGCAAAAAGTTCACCGGGTGCCCTCTAACCTGACGACCCGTATTCGCCAACTGGAAGCCGACCTTGGCGTTGAGCTGTTTATTCGTGAAAACCAGCGGCTGCGCCTCTCCCCGGCCGGGCACAGTTTCCTGCGCTACAGCCAGCAGATCCTCGCGTTAGTGGATGAAGCCCGGATGGTGGTCGCAGGCGATGAGCCGCAGGGCCTGTTTGCGCTGGGGTCGCTGGAAAGTACGGCGGCGGTTCGCATTCCGGAAACGCTGGCGCGCTATAATCAGCGCTATCCGAAAATTCAGTTTGATCTGGCGACCGGCCCTTCCGGCACCATGATTGACGGCGTGACCGAAGGGACGCTGAGCGCGGCGTTTGTCGATGGCCCGGTCATGCATCCCGGGCTGGAAGGCATTCCGGTTTATCGTGAAGAGATGATGATTGTCACCCCGCACGGTCATGCACCGGTCAAACGGGCCAGCGAAGTGAACGGCGCCAGCATTTACGCGTTTCGCGCCAACTGCTCCTATCGCCGTCATTTTGAGAGTTGGTTTCACGCCGACCGCGCCACACCGGGGCGGATCCATGAAATGGAGTCCTATCACGGTATGCTCGCCTGCGTGATTGCCGGTGCCGGGCTGGCGCTCATTCCCCGCAGTATGCTGGAAAGTATGCCCGGTCATCATCAGGTCGATGCCTGGCCGCTGGCAGAAAAATGGCGCTGGCTGACCACCTGGCTTGTCTGGCGGCGCGGGGCGATGACCCGCCAGCTGGAAGCGTTTATCGAACTGCTGAACGAAGATCGAAGCCAACCTCTCTAG
- the sad gene encoding succinate-semialdehyde dehydrogenase — protein sequence MSSPATHAISVNPATGDVLSSLPWATADQVDSAIAQADNGYRQWRQKTIAERADALRAVGQTLREHADEMALRITREMGKPIAQARGEVAKSASLFDWYAEHGPAMLSTEPTMVENQQAVIEYRPMGPILAVMPWNFPLWQVVRGAVPILLAGNSYLLKHAPNVMGCAAFIGEIFTKAGIPQGVFGWVNATNDGVSQAINDVRIAAVTVTGSVRAGKAIGAQSGAALKKCVLELGGSDPFIVLNDADLDLAVQAAVIGRYQNTGQVCAAAKRFIVEAGIADAFTEKFVAATAKLKMGSPEEEQNYLGPMARFDLRDELDQQVQKTLAEGATLLLGGEKIAGQGNYYAPTVLGNVTRDMTAFRQEMFGPVAAIIIARDADHALELANDSEFGLSATVFTASDAQAQRFARELECGGVFINGYSASDARVAFGGVKKSGFGRELSHFGLREFCNVQTVWKDRR from the coding sequence ATGAGCTCACCTGCAACCCACGCAATTTCCGTCAATCCGGCAACCGGCGACGTGCTCTCGTCGTTGCCATGGGCCACCGCCGACCAGGTTGACAGCGCCATCGCGCAAGCTGACAACGGCTATCGCCAGTGGCGGCAGAAAACCATTGCTGAACGTGCCGACGCGTTACGCGCGGTCGGTCAGACGCTGCGCGAACATGCCGATGAAATGGCGTTACGGATCACCCGTGAAATGGGGAAACCGATCGCCCAGGCGCGTGGCGAAGTTGCGAAATCCGCCAGCCTGTTTGACTGGTATGCCGAACACGGTCCGGCGATGCTGTCGACCGAACCGACGATGGTTGAGAACCAGCAGGCGGTGATCGAATACCGTCCGATGGGGCCGATTCTGGCGGTAATGCCGTGGAACTTCCCGTTGTGGCAGGTGGTGCGCGGCGCGGTGCCAATTCTGCTGGCCGGTAACAGCTATTTACTGAAACACGCGCCAAATGTGATGGGCTGCGCGGCTTTCATCGGCGAGATCTTCACCAAAGCCGGGATCCCGCAGGGCGTTTTCGGCTGGGTAAATGCGACTAACGATGGCGTCAGCCAGGCGATTAATGATGTGCGTATTGCCGCAGTGACCGTCACCGGAAGCGTACGGGCAGGGAAGGCAATTGGCGCGCAATCCGGCGCGGCGCTGAAAAAATGCGTACTCGAGCTGGGTGGTTCCGATCCGTTTATCGTTCTGAATGATGCTGATCTGGATCTCGCCGTGCAGGCCGCGGTTATTGGACGCTACCAGAACACCGGGCAGGTATGTGCCGCTGCGAAGCGCTTTATCGTCGAGGCGGGTATTGCGGATGCTTTCACGGAGAAATTTGTCGCCGCGACCGCGAAACTGAAGATGGGCTCACCGGAAGAAGAGCAGAATTACCTCGGACCAATGGCGCGTTTTGATCTCCGTGATGAGCTGGATCAGCAGGTACAGAAGACGCTCGCCGAAGGCGCCACGCTGTTGCTGGGTGGCGAGAAAATTGCCGGGCAGGGTAACTATTACGCGCCGACCGTACTCGGTAACGTCACCCGCGACATGACCGCGTTTCGTCAGGAGATGTTTGGCCCGGTCGCGGCGATCATTATCGCCCGCGACGCTGACCATGCGCTGGAACTGGCGAACGACAGCGAGTTCGGGCTTTCTGCGACGGTCTTCACTGCCAGCGATGCACAGGCGCAGCGTTTTGCCCGCGAGCTGGAGTGCGGCGGCGTCTTTATCAACGGCTACAGCGCCAGCGATGCCCGCGTGGCATTCGGTGGGGTGAAGAAAAGCGGCTTTGGTCGCGAATTGTCACACTTTGGTTTGCGGGAATTCTGCAACGTACAAACGGTGTGGAAAGACCGCCGCTAG
- a CDS encoding MarC family NAAT transporter: MMELLKAIGLGLVVLLPLANPLTTVALFLGLAGNMNSAERNRQSMMASIYVFAIMMVAYYAGQLVMNTFGISIPGLRIAGGLIVAFIGFRMLFPQQKAHESPEAESKTEELRDEPDANIAFVPLAMPSTAGPGTIAMIISSASTVKEGVNFSAWVVLVAPPLIFAAVALILWGSLRSSGAIMRMVGKGGIEAISRLMGFLLVCMGVQFIINGVLEIITSYQA; this comes from the coding sequence ATGATGGAACTTTTAAAAGCGATCGGCCTTGGGCTGGTCGTTCTGTTGCCGCTGGCAAACCCACTTACCACCGTGGCGCTGTTTCTCGGTCTTGCCGGAAACATGAACAGCGCGGAGCGTAACCGCCAGTCGATGATGGCATCGATTTATGTCTTTGCGATTATGATGGTGGCGTATTATGCCGGGCAGCTGGTGATGAATACCTTCGGCATTTCAATTCCCGGTCTGCGCATTGCCGGCGGCCTGATCGTCGCGTTCATTGGTTTCCGTATGCTTTTCCCGCAGCAGAAAGCGCATGAATCCCCGGAAGCGGAGAGCAAGACCGAAGAGCTGCGCGATGAACCAGATGCCAATATCGCCTTTGTTCCACTCGCCATGCCGAGTACCGCCGGGCCAGGAACTATTGCGATGATCATCAGTTCCGCTTCCACCGTGAAAGAGGGGGTGAATTTTTCCGCCTGGGTAGTGCTGGTTGCGCCGCCACTGATTTTTGCCGCGGTGGCGCTGATCCTGTGGGGCAGTTTGCGCAGTTCCGGCGCCATCATGCGGATGGTCGGGAAAGGCGGCATTGAAGCCATTTCCCGGCTGATGGGCTTCCTGCTGGTCTGCATGGGCGTGCAGTTTATTATTAACGGCGTGCTGGAAATTATTACCAGCTATCAGGCATAA
- a CDS encoding sugar transporter, translated as MMTNTVSRKVGWLRVVTLAIAAFIFNTTEFVPVGLLSDIASSFQMETAQVGIMLTIYAWVVALMSLPFMLLTRQVERRKLLIALFILFIASHVLSFLAWNFPVLVISRIGIAFAHAVFWSITASLAIRMAPAGKRAQALSLIATGTALAMVLGIPVGRVVGQLFGWRITFFAIGVGAFITLLALIKLLPTLPSEHSGSLKSLPVLFRRPALVSIYILTVVVVTAHYTAYSYIEPFVQNVAGLSGQFATVLLLILGGAGIIGSILFGRLGNNHSSVLISSAIALLLICLLLLLPAAQNETYLAMLSIFWGIAIMIIGLGMQVKVLALAPDATDVAMSLFSGIFNIGIGAGALVGSQVSLWLSMSSIGYVGAVPALAALIWAVIIFRRWPVAMLEPQHHS; from the coding sequence ATGATGACAAATACAGTTTCACGCAAGGTCGGGTGGCTTCGGGTGGTCACGCTGGCGATTGCCGCTTTTATCTTTAACACCACCGAGTTTGTGCCGGTTGGGTTGCTGTCGGATATCGCCAGTAGTTTTCAGATGGAGACGGCGCAGGTGGGCATTATGCTGACCATCTACGCCTGGGTAGTGGCGCTGATGTCACTGCCGTTTATGCTGCTGACGCGTCAGGTGGAGCGGCGAAAACTCCTCATTGCATTGTTCATTTTGTTTATCGCCAGCCATGTGCTGTCGTTTCTGGCGTGGAATTTCCCGGTGCTGGTGATTAGCCGTATCGGCATCGCGTTCGCCCATGCGGTGTTCTGGTCAATAACCGCATCACTGGCGATCCGTATGGCACCCGCCGGGAAACGTGCGCAGGCGCTGAGCCTGATCGCCACTGGCACCGCGCTGGCGATGGTGTTAGGCATTCCGGTCGGTCGTGTGGTCGGGCAGCTTTTTGGCTGGCGCATCACCTTCTTTGCCATTGGTGTGGGCGCGTTTATCACTCTGCTGGCGCTGATCAAACTGTTGCCGACGCTGCCAAGCGAGCATTCAGGATCACTGAAAAGTCTGCCGGTGCTGTTCCGCCGCCCGGCGCTGGTCAGTATCTACATTCTGACAGTGGTGGTGGTGACAGCGCACTACACGGCCTACAGCTACATCGAACCGTTTGTGCAGAACGTCGCGGGTCTGAGTGGTCAGTTTGCCACGGTATTGCTGCTTATCCTCGGCGGTGCCGGGATCATCGGCAGTATTCTGTTTGGCCGGCTGGGCAACAACCATTCTTCTGTGCTGATTAGCAGCGCGATTGCCCTGCTGTTGATCTGCCTGTTGCTGCTGTTACCTGCCGCACAGAACGAAACGTATCTGGCAATGCTCAGCATTTTCTGGGGCATTGCGATCATGATTATTGGGCTGGGCATGCAGGTGAAAGTGCTGGCGCTGGCTCCGGACGCCACCGATGTGGCGATGTCGCTGTTTTCCGGCATTTTCAATATCGGGATTGGCGCGGGCGCGCTGGTTGGCAGTCAGGTCAGCCTGTGGCTGTCGATGTCGTCGATAGGTTATGTCGGTGCGGTGCCGGCACTGGCGGCGCTCATCTGGGCGGTTATTATCTTCCGCCGCTGGCCGGTAGCGATGCTGGAACCCCAGCATCATTCCTGA
- a CDS encoding PhzF family phenazine biosynthesis protein, producing MQEINFYLVDAFSNHSFGGNAAAVCPLTEWLPDETLLKMAQQHNQSETAFFVRTDEGYELRWFTTLHEINLCGHATLAASHVIFEYFDHPSSTIVFSTRFVGELRVTRSGDWLTLDFPAWETTVVELPPAELLAGLGLRDAQEIRVARDYLVILADRQQVEAVRPDMQILQHLEKMVCISAADEEYDFVSRFFCPGESVAEDPVTGSTHSMLIPYWGERLGKTKMLARQVSARGGDIRCELKGARVLMSGQAVTYLTGVITLR from the coding sequence ATGCAGGAGATTAATTTTTATCTGGTCGACGCGTTCAGTAACCACAGCTTTGGCGGTAACGCGGCGGCGGTTTGTCCGCTCACCGAATGGCTGCCGGACGAAACGCTGCTAAAAATGGCTCAGCAGCATAACCAGTCAGAGACGGCGTTTTTCGTCCGCACTGACGAAGGATATGAACTACGTTGGTTTACCACGCTGCACGAAATCAATCTCTGTGGTCACGCGACGCTGGCAGCCTCGCACGTGATTTTTGAATATTTCGATCATCCGTCATCGACGATCGTGTTTAGCACCCGTTTTGTCGGCGAGCTTCGCGTAACGCGTAGCGGCGACTGGCTGACGCTGGATTTCCCGGCCTGGGAGACGACAGTTGTTGAGCTGCCGCCTGCGGAACTTCTGGCCGGGCTCGGACTGCGCGACGCGCAGGAAATTCGCGTGGCGCGAGATTATCTGGTGATTTTAGCCGACCGTCAGCAGGTGGAGGCCGTACGCCCGGATATGCAGATACTTCAGCACCTGGAGAAAATGGTCTGTATTAGCGCTGCGGATGAAGAGTACGACTTTGTCAGCCGTTTCTTCTGCCCGGGAGAGTCGGTGGCGGAAGACCCGGTGACCGGTTCGACCCACAGCATGCTGATTCCTTACTGGGGCGAAAGGCTCGGCAAAACGAAAATGCTGGCGCGGCAGGTCTCCGCGCGTGGAGGCGATATTCGCTGCGAGCTGAAGGGGGCAAGAGTATTGATGAGCGGCCAGGCGGTGACCTATTTAACCGGCGTGATTACGCTGCGCTAG